A window from Flavobacterium sp. 83 encodes these proteins:
- a CDS encoding gluconate 2-dehydrogenase subunit 3 family protein, protein MDRRRAIKNLALVLGGVISATTVGILIKDYVIPDNENSKVSFSPTDEALLAEFADIIIPTTKAAPGAKAAGLGSFIPMMVNECYPSDLQQIFSTGMKEMEEKCQKEYSKNFISLSAEERVKIMEHLRTESLVDTKKPSFFIIARDLTILGYFSSEIGCTQAREYIAVPGRYDGSADYKPGQKAWAT, encoded by the coding sequence ATGGATAGACGTAGAGCAATCAAAAACTTAGCATTGGTGCTGGGAGGTGTTATTTCAGCAACAACAGTTGGAATTTTAATTAAAGATTATGTAATTCCTGACAACGAAAATAGTAAAGTATCATTTTCTCCTACAGATGAAGCTCTATTAGCTGAATTTGCAGATATAATAATTCCTACTACAAAAGCAGCACCCGGAGCTAAGGCAGCCGGTTTAGGATCTTTTATCCCTATGATGGTCAATGAATGCTATCCATCTGATTTGCAACAAATTTTTTCAACTGGAATGAAAGAGATGGAAGAAAAATGTCAAAAAGAATATAGCAAAAACTTTATCTCACTTTCTGCTGAAGAGCGAGTTAAAATAATGGAGCATTTAAGAACTGAATCACTTGTAGATACTAAAAAACCTTCATTTTTCATTATTGCTAGAGACTTAACAATTTTAGGTTATTTTTCATCAGAAATTGGTTGTACACAAGCACGTGAATATATAGCAGTTCCTGGTAGATATGATGGAAGTGCCGATTATAAACCTGGACAAAAAGCTTGGGCTACATAG
- a CDS encoding GMC oxidoreductase yields MNINSNLKEENTYDAIVVGSGISGGWAAKELTEKGLRVLMLERGMNIEHIKDYDSAMKNPWEFKHAGKMTEEQKRTHPVQTRDYPYSEANEKWWVNDLECPYTEDKRFDWYRGFHVGGKSLMWGRQSYRLSDHNFEDNAKDGHGNDWPIRYKDISPWYDYAEKFAGISGQAENWPLLPDGIFLPPMDLNCVEKSVKERMEKHYKGTRILTIGRTANLTVPHNGRGNCQYRNLCSRGCPFGAYFSTQSATLPAAMATKRLTVRPYSIVNHIIYDKDTKKAKGVMVIDAETNETMEFYAKIVFVNGSTLGSTFILLNSTSEAHPEGLGNASGQLGHNLMDHHFRCGASGKAEGFEDKYTYGRRANGIYVPRYQNIGNDKRDYLRGFGYQGGASRNPWHEEVAELAFGGDFKDKMSLPADTWNMGLGGFGEMLPYYENKVYINHDKKDKWGQPVLAIDCEYKENEKKMRIDMMNDAAEMLEASGIKNVETYDNECYPGMAIHEMGTARMGNDPKTSVLNKWNQMHEVNNVFVTDGSCMPSIACQNPSLTFMALTARACDYAVKELKKGNI; encoded by the coding sequence ATGAATATAAATTCAAATTTAAAAGAAGAAAATACTTATGACGCAATTGTTGTAGGTTCAGGAATAAGTGGTGGTTGGGCCGCAAAAGAACTAACTGAAAAAGGATTAAGAGTCTTGATGTTAGAACGCGGAATGAACATCGAACACATAAAAGATTACGATTCGGCCATGAAAAATCCATGGGAATTTAAGCATGCCGGAAAAATGACCGAAGAGCAAAAAAGAACGCATCCTGTTCAAACAAGAGATTACCCATATAGCGAAGCAAATGAAAAATGGTGGGTAAATGATTTAGAATGCCCATATACAGAAGATAAACGTTTTGACTGGTACAGAGGTTTTCATGTAGGAGGAAAATCCTTAATGTGGGGACGTCAAAGTTACCGTTTAAGTGATCATAATTTTGAAGATAATGCCAAAGATGGTCATGGTAATGACTGGCCTATTCGTTATAAAGATATTTCCCCTTGGTATGATTATGCAGAAAAATTTGCAGGAATAAGTGGACAAGCAGAAAATTGGCCTCTTTTACCTGACGGTATATTTTTACCACCAATGGATTTGAACTGTGTTGAGAAATCCGTTAAGGAAAGAATGGAAAAGCATTATAAAGGAACACGTATTCTTACGATTGGGCGTACAGCAAATTTGACTGTTCCTCATAATGGTCGTGGAAATTGTCAATATAGAAATTTATGCAGCCGTGGTTGTCCGTTTGGCGCTTATTTCAGTACACAATCTGCTACCCTCCCTGCTGCTATGGCCACAAAAAGATTAACAGTAAGACCGTACTCTATAGTAAATCATATCATTTATGATAAAGATACTAAGAAAGCAAAAGGAGTTATGGTAATTGATGCTGAAACCAATGAAACAATGGAGTTTTATGCTAAAATTGTTTTTGTAAATGGTTCAACTTTAGGCTCAACATTTATTTTATTAAATTCAACTTCCGAAGCACATCCGGAAGGATTAGGTAATGCCAGTGGTCAATTAGGGCATAACTTGATGGACCACCATTTCCGTTGTGGCGCTTCAGGAAAAGCAGAAGGTTTTGAAGACAAATATACTTATGGCCGAAGAGCAAACGGTATTTATGTACCTAGATATCAAAATATAGGTAATGACAAAAGAGATTATTTACGAGGTTTTGGTTATCAAGGTGGTGCCAGTAGAAATCCTTGGCACGAAGAAGTTGCAGAATTAGCTTTTGGTGGGGATTTTAAAGACAAAATGAGTCTCCCTGCTGATACATGGAATATGGGATTAGGTGGTTTTGGTGAAATGTTACCTTATTATGAAAATAAAGTGTATATCAATCATGATAAAAAAGACAAATGGGGTCAACCAGTTTTAGCTATTGATTGTGAATACAAAGAAAATGAGAAAAAAATGCGTATTGACATGATGAATGATGCTGCAGAAATGCTTGAAGCATCAGGAATTAAAAATGTAGAAACCTATGATAATGAATGTTATCCAGGAATGGCTATCCATGAAATGGGAACTGCCAGAATGGGTAACGACCCTAAAACTTCTGTTTTAAACAAATGGAATCAAATGCACGAAGTAAATAATGTATTTGTAACAGATGGTTCTTGTATGCCATCAATTGCTTGCCAAAATCCATCATTGACCTTTATGGCATTAACGGCTAGAGCTTGTGATTATGCAGTAAAAGAATTAAAAAAAGGGAATATTTAG
- a CDS encoding Gfo/Idh/MocA family protein, translating into MNRKLKMGMVGGGQDAFIGAIHRLAANMDGLIELSCGALSIKPETAIASGKALFLPESRTYLTYEEMFKAEAALPVNERMDFVTIVTPNFAHFAPAMMALDYGFNVVIEKPITFSLEEAKLLEQKIKETGLILCLTHTYSGYPMVKQAKAMVREGKLGKIRKVWVEYPQGWLSKLSEREGNAQAAWRTDPTKAGKSSVMGDIGTHAAHLAEYITGSKITDVCAELNTLVEGRVMDDDGAVMLKFDNGAKGVLMASQVAAGEENALKIRVYGEKGGIEWMQHDPNTLIVRWLDEPAQILRAGSNYAHLSSFATHNCRTPGGHPEGYLEAFANIYRNFALTLGCKLDGTEPSPEMLDFPSVEDGLRGMAFIDNVVVSAHSDKKWTPYVL; encoded by the coding sequence ATGAATAGAAAATTAAAAATGGGTATGGTCGGTGGTGGCCAAGATGCTTTTATAGGTGCCATTCACCGCTTAGCCGCCAATATGGATGGACTTATAGAATTAAGTTGTGGTGCATTGAGTATAAAACCAGAAACCGCAATTGCATCAGGAAAAGCCTTGTTTCTTCCAGAATCAAGAACATACCTTACTTATGAAGAAATGTTTAAAGCTGAAGCAGCATTGCCAGTTAATGAGAGAATGGATTTTGTGACTATTGTTACTCCTAATTTTGCGCATTTTGCACCCGCGATGATGGCTTTAGATTATGGTTTTAATGTCGTAATCGAAAAACCAATCACTTTTTCATTAGAAGAAGCCAAACTTTTAGAACAAAAAATAAAAGAAACAGGATTAATTCTTTGCTTGACACATACCTATTCTGGTTACCCAATGGTAAAACAGGCAAAAGCTATGGTAAGAGAAGGCAAACTAGGAAAGATAAGAAAAGTTTGGGTAGAATACCCTCAAGGATGGTTGAGTAAATTATCTGAAAGAGAAGGAAATGCACAAGCTGCTTGGAGAACGGATCCAACAAAAGCAGGGAAAAGTTCTGTAATGGGAGACATTGGTACTCATGCAGCTCATTTAGCAGAATATATTACCGGATCTAAGATTACAGATGTATGTGCTGAATTGAATACATTAGTCGAAGGACGTGTAATGGATGATGACGGAGCCGTAATGTTAAAATTTGATAATGGTGCTAAAGGTGTTTTAATGGCGTCTCAAGTTGCTGCAGGAGAAGAAAATGCTTTAAAAATAAGAGTTTATGGTGAAAAAGGCGGAATCGAATGGATGCAACATGATCCTAATACTTTAATCGTAAGATGGTTAGATGAACCTGCGCAAATTTTAAGGGCAGGATCTAATTATGCACATTTATCTTCATTTGCTACTCATAATTGCCGTACTCCAGGTGGACATCCGGAAGGTTATTTAGAGGCTTTTGCTAATATTTATCGCAATTTTGCATTAACTCTTGGTTGTAAACTAGATGGCACCGAGCCTAGCCCAGAAATGTTAGACTTTCCCTCTGTTGAAGATGGATTAAGAGGTATGGCATTTATAGATAACGTAGTAGTTTCAGCACATTCAGATAAAAAATGGACTCCTTACGTTTTATAG
- a CDS encoding sugar phosphate isomerase/epimerase yields the protein MTTIQGPAVFLAQFIGDAAPFNSLDGICKWAVDLGFKGIQMPTLDTRFIDLQKAAESKTYADELKGTIASYGLEITELSTHLQGQLVAVHPAYDDFFDAFAPKNVHGNSKARQEWAVQQLKYAAKASHNLGLNAHATFSGSLLWQYFHPWPQRPPGLVEDGFAELAKRWLPILNEFDQNGVDLCYEIHPGEDLFDGETYEMFLKAVNNHSRACILYDPSHFVLQQLDYIQYIDFYHERIKAFHVKDAEFNPTGKQGTFGGYQSWANRAGRYRSPGDGQIDFKTIFSKLAQYDYKGWAVMEWECCIKNQEDGAREGAEFIKKHIIKVTDKAFDDFAAVETNKAFNMKNLGL from the coding sequence ATGACAACAATACAAGGCCCTGCGGTATTTTTAGCCCAGTTTATCGGTGATGCAGCTCCATTTAATTCCTTAGACGGAATTTGTAAATGGGCGGTTGATTTAGGTTTTAAAGGCATACAAATGCCAACATTAGATACTCGTTTCATCGATTTGCAAAAAGCAGCTGAAAGTAAAACCTATGCTGACGAATTAAAAGGCACCATTGCTTCCTATGGATTAGAAATCACTGAATTATCGACGCATTTACAAGGCCAATTAGTAGCGGTTCATCCTGCCTACGATGACTTTTTTGACGCTTTTGCGCCTAAAAATGTACATGGAAATTCAAAAGCAAGACAAGAATGGGCAGTACAACAGTTGAAATATGCCGCAAAAGCATCTCATAATTTAGGCTTAAATGCACATGCCACTTTTAGCGGTTCACTACTTTGGCAGTATTTTCATCCTTGGCCACAACGACCACCAGGTTTAGTGGAAGATGGATTTGCTGAATTGGCAAAACGCTGGTTGCCTATCTTAAATGAATTTGATCAAAACGGTGTTGATCTCTGTTATGAAATTCACCCAGGAGAAGATTTATTTGACGGTGAAACGTATGAAATGTTCTTAAAGGCTGTAAATAATCACTCCAGAGCTTGTATTTTATACGATCCCTCTCATTTTGTTTTACAACAATTAGATTACATTCAATATATTGATTTTTATCATGAACGGATAAAAGCATTTCATGTTAAGGATGCCGAATTTAACCCAACGGGGAAACAAGGTACTTTTGGAGGCTACCAGAGTTGGGCAAATCGTGCAGGACGCTATCGTTCACCTGGAGATGGACAAATTGATTTTAAAACCATTTTTAGCAAACTAGCACAATACGATTATAAAGGTTGGGCAGTTATGGAATGGGAATGTTGCATTAAAAATCAAGAAGATGGAGCTCGTGAAGGTGCTGAATTTATTAAAAAGCATATTATTAAAGTTACAGACAAAGCATTTGATGATTTTGCTGCAGTAGAAACAAATAAAGCATTTAATATGAAAAATTTAGGATTGTAA
- a CDS encoding Gfo/Idh/MocA family protein, which yields MDIKKENDKENKIITNRRDFIKTSAIAAAAFMIVPRHVLGRGYVAPSDRLLIASIGVGGKGQSDIAMFDKSGKANISFLCDVDDRRAAKSVTAFPKAKYYKDWREMFDKEHKNFDAVSVATPDHNHAIQTLAAMQLGKHVYVQKPLTHDIYEARILTQAAKKYNVVTQMGNQGASNDGTRIMKEWYDADLIGDVHTVYAWTDRPVWPQGIPWPTTKAEIPKELDWDLWLGTAPQRDYVDKLVPFNWRGWWDYGTGALGDMGCHLIEAPFSVLNLKYAKDVQCSVGSVYVDEFKRGYFPQSCPPSSHVTLTFPKTNKTNGDVTLHWMDGGIQPERPLELEPNEIFGDGGNGTLFVGTKGKMMCDTYGMNPRLLPLTKNQNINVAQKYNRVIDGSNGHYKQWVEAAIAGHGKQELSSPFEIAGPLTEALLMANLAIRGYDIQKETIGKTKYPGRSVKLLWDNDAMKITNFDDVNQFVKREYRQGWNNLTL from the coding sequence ATGGATATTAAAAAAGAAAACGATAAAGAAAATAAAATCATAACTAACCGACGTGATTTTATAAAAACTAGTGCTATAGCGGCAGCGGCATTTATGATTGTTCCCAGACATGTTTTGGGAAGAGGATATGTAGCTCCAAGCGATCGTTTATTAATTGCCAGTATAGGTGTGGGTGGAAAAGGACAATCTGATATTGCTATGTTTGATAAAAGTGGAAAAGCAAATATTTCTTTTCTGTGTGATGTTGATGATAGAAGAGCTGCTAAGAGTGTTACGGCATTTCCAAAAGCCAAATACTATAAAGATTGGCGTGAAATGTTTGATAAAGAACATAAAAATTTTGATGCTGTTTCAGTAGCAACACCAGATCATAATCATGCAATACAAACACTTGCAGCAATGCAATTAGGTAAGCATGTTTATGTTCAAAAACCCTTAACACATGATATTTATGAAGCTCGAATTTTAACTCAAGCTGCCAAAAAATACAATGTGGTGACACAAATGGGAAATCAGGGTGCATCAAACGATGGAACCCGAATAATGAAGGAATGGTATGACGCCGATTTAATTGGAGATGTTCATACCGTATATGCTTGGACTGATCGTCCAGTTTGGCCACAAGGTATCCCTTGGCCTACTACAAAAGCAGAAATTCCAAAAGAATTAGATTGGGATTTATGGCTAGGAACTGCTCCTCAAAGAGATTATGTAGATAAATTAGTTCCTTTCAACTGGCGTGGATGGTGGGATTACGGTACTGGCGCATTAGGAGATATGGGTTGTCACTTGATTGAAGCCCCTTTTAGCGTATTAAACTTAAAATATGCTAAAGATGTGCAATGTAGTGTTGGATCTGTCTACGTTGATGAATTTAAAAGAGGTTACTTTCCACAAAGTTGTCCGCCATCTAGCCATGTGACGCTAACCTTTCCTAAAACCAATAAAACGAATGGCGATGTAACTTTACATTGGATGGATGGAGGTATTCAACCTGAAAGACCTTTGGAATTAGAACCAAATGAAATTTTTGGAGATGGTGGAAACGGTACTTTATTTGTTGGTACAAAAGGAAAAATGATGTGTGACACTTATGGAATGAACCCTCGTTTGCTTCCTTTGACAAAAAATCAAAATATAAATGTTGCCCAAAAATACAATCGAGTTATTGATGGATCTAATGGTCATTATAAACAATGGGTAGAAGCTGCAATTGCAGGTCATGGTAAACAAGAATTAAGCTCTCCTTTTGAAATTGCCGGTCCTTTAACTGAGGCGTTATTAATGGCTAATTTGGCTATTAGAGGGTATGATATTCAAAAAGAAACAATTGGTAAAACGAAATATCCAGGTCGATCAGTAAAATTACTTTGGGATAATGATGCAATGAAAATTACAAATTTTGATGATGTTAATCAATTTGTAAAACGGGAATATCGTCAGGGTTGGAATAATTTAACTTTATAA
- a CDS encoding DUF1080 domain-containing protein, translating to MVQITNAQNEFKPLFDGKTTNGWHTYGKKTVGTAWKVEDGTLHFDPSENTNGQGGDIVTDKEYTNFHLKLEWKVAPKSNSGIIFYIHEDPKKFKNTYETGLEMQVLDNDGHPDGKISKHRAGNLYDLIKSDIEPVKPVGEWNTVEIISDNGQLTFKLNEVIVVKTTLWDDNWKSLIAGSKFASWKSFGTFKTGKIALQDHGENVWYRNIVLKELQPDQLFVSN from the coding sequence ATGGTACAAATTACAAATGCCCAAAATGAGTTTAAACCACTTTTTGATGGAAAAACTACAAACGGTTGGCATACTTATGGAAAAAAAACAGTAGGTACCGCTTGGAAAGTTGAAGATGGCACATTGCATTTTGACCCATCAGAAAATACAAATGGTCAGGGAGGAGATATTGTAACAGATAAGGAATATACTAATTTTCATTTAAAATTAGAATGGAAAGTAGCTCCAAAATCGAATAGCGGAATTATATTTTACATTCATGAAGATCCTAAAAAATTCAAGAATACTTATGAAACTGGTTTAGAAATGCAGGTTTTGGATAATGATGGACATCCTGATGGAAAAATAAGTAAACATAGAGCAGGAAATTTATACGATCTAATAAAAAGTGATATTGAGCCTGTTAAACCTGTTGGAGAATGGAATACTGTTGAAATAATTAGTGATAATGGCCAACTTACTTTCAAATTGAATGAGGTGATTGTTGTAAAAACAACCCTTTGGGATGACAATTGGAAATCACTTATTGCTGGAAGTAAATTTGCTTCTTGGAAAAGTTTCGGAACCTTCAAAACTGGAAAAATAGCCTTGCAAGATCATGGTGAAAATGTTTGGTATAGAAATATTGTACTTAAAGAATTACAACCAGACCAATTATTTGTTTCGAATTAA
- a CDS encoding nucleoside permease, which produces MNTTIRIKLSVMMFLEFFIWGAWFVTLGTFLASNLHASGSETAAVFSTQSWGAIIAPFIIGLIADRYFNAEKILGILHLIGAFLMYQMYVSDDVTIFYSYVLGYMILYMPTLALVNSVAFNQMKDPEKEFANIRVWGTIGWILAGLSISFLFHWDSVESVTQGLLKNTFLLAGIAALVLGIFSFSLPKTPPKVTDEKIKIGDIIGLDALKLLKDKNFAIFFISSILICIPLAFYYQNAHPFLTEAGVENPTGKMAIGQISEALFLLLIPVFFSRFGFKKTILLGMLAWAIRYVLFAYGNGSDLSFMLIIGIALHGICYDFFFVSGQIYTNSKAGEKYKSAAQGLITLATYGVGMLIGFGVAGWITDNYKTLDGAIDWRMVWIIPAGIALGVFLLFALLFNDKSKTENEITTV; this is translated from the coding sequence ATGAATACCACAATCCGAATTAAATTATCTGTAATGATGTTCCTAGAATTTTTTATCTGGGGCGCATGGTTTGTAACACTAGGCACTTTCCTCGCAAGTAACTTACATGCTTCAGGTTCAGAAACTGCTGCCGTTTTTTCTACACAATCCTGGGGTGCAATTATTGCTCCTTTTATTATTGGTTTGATTGCAGACCGTTATTTTAATGCTGAGAAAATTTTAGGTATTCTTCATTTGATTGGCGCATTTTTGATGTATCAAATGTATGTCTCTGATGATGTTACTATTTTTTACTCATATGTTTTAGGATATATGATTTTATATATGCCAACATTGGCATTAGTAAATTCAGTTGCTTTTAATCAAATGAAAGATCCAGAAAAAGAATTTGCAAACATAAGAGTTTGGGGAACAATTGGTTGGATTTTAGCCGGGCTATCCATTAGCTTCTTATTTCATTGGGATTCAGTTGAAAGTGTTACTCAGGGATTACTAAAAAATACGTTTCTTTTAGCAGGAATTGCTGCTTTAGTTTTAGGAATATTTAGTTTTTCATTACCAAAAACACCACCAAAAGTAACTGACGAAAAAATTAAAATTGGAGATATTATTGGTCTTGATGCTTTAAAACTTTTAAAAGATAAAAACTTTGCAATATTTTTTATATCATCAATTCTTATTTGTATTCCTTTAGCTTTTTATTATCAAAATGCGCATCCATTTTTAACTGAAGCAGGAGTTGAAAATCCAACAGGAAAAATGGCCATTGGACAAATATCCGAAGCATTATTCTTATTATTAATCCCAGTGTTTTTTAGCCGTTTTGGTTTTAAGAAAACCATTTTATTAGGAATGTTAGCTTGGGCTATTCGCTATGTTTTGTTTGCCTATGGCAATGGAAGTGATTTGAGTTTTATGCTTATAATAGGCATTGCTTTACACGGTATTTGCTATGATTTCTTTTTTGTATCTGGTCAAATATACACCAACTCTAAAGCGGGTGAAAAATATAAAAGTGCTGCACAAGGATTGATTACACTAGCTACTTATGGCGTAGGTATGTTAATAGGTTTTGGAGTTGCAGGTTGGATTACCGATAATTATAAAACGCTTGATGGAGCAATTGATTGGAGAATGGTTTGGATTATTCCAGCAGGTATTGCTTTAGGTGTATTTTTACTTTTTGCACTTTTATTTAATGATAAAAGTAAAACAGAAAATGAAATTACTACAGTATAA
- a CDS encoding hydroxypyruvate isomerase family protein, with translation MSTNINRRSVIKGILAGTAAMSIPTGFSALAMPKNETDMASNFLKGNINHSVARWCFNDFDIENLCIEVKKLGITGIDLVGPKDWPTLKKYDLVSTMCNGAEINLVDGFNDVKFHEILIKNYTEMIPLVEKAGYKNLICFSGSRRGLTDEEGWNNCVIGLQKLIPLAEKHNVTLVMELLNSKIDHHDYQCDRTFWGVELAKRLNSENFKLLYDIYHMQIDEGDVIRNISENHHYIAHFHTAGVPGRNEIDDTQELNYPAIMRAIAKTGYKGFVGQEFIPKNPNKLASLKQAITICDI, from the coding sequence ATGAGTACTAACATAAATAGAAGATCGGTTATAAAAGGAATTCTTGCGGGGACAGCCGCCATGAGTATTCCAACTGGTTTTTCTGCTTTGGCTATGCCAAAAAATGAAACAGATATGGCGTCTAATTTTTTAAAAGGAAACATAAATCACTCCGTTGCGAGATGGTGTTTTAACGATTTTGACATAGAAAATCTTTGTATCGAAGTAAAAAAATTAGGAATTACAGGTATCGATTTAGTTGGGCCTAAAGATTGGCCTACGTTGAAAAAATATGATTTAGTATCTACCATGTGTAATGGTGCTGAAATTAATTTAGTTGATGGTTTCAACGATGTCAAATTCCATGAAATACTTATAAAAAATTATACGGAAATGATTCCGTTAGTTGAGAAAGCCGGATATAAAAATCTCATTTGTTTTAGCGGAAGCAGAAGAGGATTAACAGATGAGGAAGGTTGGAATAATTGCGTAATTGGTTTGCAAAAACTAATTCCTTTGGCAGAAAAACATAATGTAACTCTGGTAATGGAACTTTTAAATAGCAAAATAGATCATCATGATTATCAATGCGACAGAACATTTTGGGGAGTTGAATTGGCAAAACGTTTGAATTCTGAAAATTTCAAGTTGCTTTATGATATTTACCACATGCAAATTGATGAGGGAGATGTCATTAGAAACATAAGTGAAAACCATCATTATATTGCCCATTTTCATACTGCAGGAGTTCCAGGCAGAAATGAAATTGACGATACACAAGAACTAAATTACCCGGCAATTATGAGAGCAATTGCCAAAACCGGTTACAAAGGATTTGTAGGTCAAGAGTTTATCCCAAAAAATCCAAACAAACTAGCCTCCTTAAAACAAGCTATTACAATATGTGATATTTAA
- a CDS encoding sugar phosphate isomerase/epimerase — translation MIKRRDFLIKSGVALGALAIAPSFAFTSKKKPIGIQLWTLRDTLPKDVKGVLAQVGKVGFNEVETFGYSPTNGFFGTSVKDFKSMLCDNGLKATSNHFDFNGYIENGSTESIKSYIETANILGSDYITVPYIVQNLRGKSVDDYKTLASKINHAAELCKASGLKLAYHNHDFEFEKFESTTGYEILLNNTDKNLVDFEMDLYWVFRSGNNPLQLFKEHPGRFKMWHVKDMDKINPAFNAEIGTGSIDFKAIFAEAELSGMKRFFLEHESNYKPSPIESAAISYTYIKNNLI, via the coding sequence ATGATAAAAAGAAGAGATTTTTTAATAAAGAGCGGTGTGGCTTTGGGAGCATTAGCTATTGCTCCGTCATTTGCATTTACTTCAAAAAAGAAACCAATTGGGATTCAATTATGGACTTTAAGAGATACTTTGCCTAAAGACGTAAAAGGTGTATTAGCTCAAGTTGGAAAAGTTGGATTTAATGAAGTAGAAACTTTTGGTTATTCCCCAACTAATGGTTTTTTTGGGACTTCTGTAAAAGACTTTAAATCAATGCTGTGTGACAATGGTTTAAAAGCGACCAGTAATCATTTTGATTTTAATGGATATATAGAAAATGGTTCAACGGAATCTATTAAATCTTACATTGAAACTGCTAATATATTAGGAAGTGACTATATTACAGTGCCTTATATAGTACAAAACTTAAGAGGAAAAAGTGTTGATGATTATAAAACATTAGCTTCAAAAATAAATCATGCTGCTGAGCTTTGTAAAGCATCAGGTTTAAAATTGGCCTATCACAATCATGATTTTGAATTCGAAAAATTTGAATCTACTACAGGATATGAGATTTTACTAAATAATACTGATAAAAACTTAGTTGATTTTGAAATGGATCTATACTGGGTATTTCGTTCCGGAAATAATCCTTTGCAATTATTTAAAGAGCATCCTGGACGTTTTAAAATGTGGCATGTGAAAGATATGGATAAAATAAATCCAGCTTTTAATGCCGAAATTGGAACTGGTTCGATAGATTTTAAGGCTATTTTTGCTGAAGCTGAACTTTCTGGAATGAAACGTTTCTTTTTGGAACATGAATCTAATTACAAACCTAGTCCAATAGAATCTGCAGCAATAAGTTATACTTACATTAAAAATAACTTAATATAA